From Butyricimonas paravirosa, one genomic window encodes:
- a CDS encoding NUDIX domain-containing protein has product MVTKLEIQKHLKYLKNGASKKFIELFNNFDEEDLCDRKNFTGHITASGTIIHIPTREVLLLHHKTLDKWHIPGGHVDLDDDSLFEAALREVEEETGLTAEQLIPINLIKNKAYCVEINSHPIPRNEKKNEDQHYHHDFRFVFAYTGNKRIHIDLNESLDYKWLSIDDPYLQEIMTTPETLDSILLEGLESYEQSIKLVRHNDYLVTPLASYLFRLGQHHYDRGNWESAEQMFRRSVSAYEETYDDEYETPPSILTACWNLATVYEKTNRHSLKLQALEKGLNFAKEFARLDENFLPEISEFTERIDASRHSTGQL; this is encoded by the coding sequence ATGGTAACAAAATTGGAAATACAAAAACACTTGAAATACCTGAAAAACGGGGCAAGTAAAAAGTTCATCGAACTATTCAACAACTTCGACGAAGAAGATTTGTGTGACCGTAAAAATTTCACCGGACACATCACGGCAAGCGGAACGATCATCCACATTCCCACTCGTGAAGTCCTGTTACTACATCACAAGACCCTTGATAAATGGCATATTCCCGGTGGCCACGTGGACCTCGACGATGATTCTCTCTTCGAAGCTGCATTACGGGAAGTGGAAGAAGAAACCGGACTGACAGCCGAACAACTGATTCCTATCAACCTCATTAAAAATAAAGCCTATTGCGTTGAGATCAATTCCCACCCGATTCCACGTAACGAGAAGAAAAACGAAGATCAGCACTATCATCACGATTTTCGTTTCGTGTTCGCGTATACCGGGAATAAACGTATACACATAGACTTGAACGAAAGCCTCGATTACAAATGGCTTTCTATTGACGATCCCTACCTGCAAGAGATCATGACAACTCCCGAAACACTCGATTCTATTTTACTGGAAGGACTGGAAAGTTACGAACAATCCATTAAACTGGTTCGCCATAACGATTACCTCGTAACACCCCTAGCCAGCTATTTGTTTCGATTAGGTCAACACCATTACGACCGGGGCAACTGGGAATCTGCGGAACAGATGTTCCGTCGCTCTGTTTCCGCTTACGAGGAAACGTACGACGACGAGTACGAGACACCGCCATCCATTCTGACCGCTTGCTGGAACTTGGCTACCGTCTACGAAAAAACAAATCGTCATTCCCTGAAATTACAAGCACTTGAAAAAGGCCTAAACTTTGCCAAGGAATTCGCCCGTCTCGACGAGAATTTCCTTCCCGAAATCTCCGAGTTCACGGAACGGATTGATGCCTCCCGTCATTCCACGGGACAACTATAA
- a CDS encoding cation diffusion facilitator family transporter: MGHDHSHAGHQHAHGESTKNLGIAFFLNLGFAVIEIVGGIWTNSVAIISDAVHDFGDAFSIGVSYFLERYSRKKRTVTFTYGYKRFSTLGALINSIVLLVGSIFVFMETIPRLFHPAEVNYSGMMWLAVAGLVVNGFAALRLMKGNSISQRAVMLHLLEDVLGWVAVLIGSVIIRYTGWYFIDPLLSVGIGVFILTNVCRNLYAIFRILLQAAPEHMPEDKIKAILLEVPSVKDVHDLHVWTLDGERNIASAHLIVADDISRADAVRVKHDAVDRLKEAGIDHLTVEIEFEGEGCYSCPVE, translated from the coding sequence ATGGGACACGATCATTCACATGCCGGGCATCAACACGCTCATGGAGAGAGTACAAAAAATTTGGGTATCGCTTTTTTCCTGAATCTGGGATTTGCCGTTATCGAGATTGTTGGGGGAATATGGACCAATTCGGTGGCTATTATTTCCGATGCGGTACATGATTTCGGGGATGCTTTTTCTATCGGGGTTTCTTATTTTCTGGAACGTTATTCGAGAAAGAAGAGGACCGTGACATTTACTTACGGGTATAAACGATTTTCGACGCTGGGGGCGTTAATCAATTCGATCGTGTTGCTGGTAGGGTCGATCTTCGTGTTCATGGAGACGATTCCCCGTCTATTTCATCCCGCGGAGGTGAATTACTCCGGGATGATGTGGTTGGCGGTGGCGGGACTTGTCGTGAACGGGTTCGCTGCCTTGCGGCTGATGAAAGGAAATTCGATCAGCCAGCGGGCCGTGATGTTGCATTTGTTGGAGGACGTGCTGGGATGGGTGGCCGTGTTGATCGGTAGCGTGATTATTCGTTACACGGGATGGTATTTTATCGATCCGCTACTTTCGGTTGGTATCGGGGTGTTTATTCTGACGAATGTGTGCCGGAATTTGTACGCAATTTTCAGAATCCTTTTGCAAGCTGCGCCGGAGCATATGCCGGAGGATAAGATAAAGGCCATTTTGCTGGAGGTGCCGAGCGTGAAGGACGTGCATGATCTGCACGTGTGGACGCTGGACGGGGAAAGGAATATCGCTTCGGCCCACCTGATTGTGGCAGATGATATTTCCCGGGCGGATGCCGTCCGGGTGAAACATGATGCCGTGGATCGGTTGAAGGAGGCGGGCATAGATCACCTGACCGTGGAAATCGAGTTCGAAGGGGAGGGATGTTATAGTTGTCCCGTGGAATGA
- the metK gene encoding methionine adenosyltransferase has product MGYLFTSESVSEGHPDKVADQISDAVLDKIIAFDPDAKVACETLVTTGQTIVAGEIKTEAYVDVQRIAREVINRIGYTKSEYMFDGNSCGVLSAIHEQSPDINRGVVREDPMEQGAGDQGMMFGYACNETDNYMPLSLELSHLLLYELAQIRKEGQEMTYLRPDSKSQVTIEYGDDNKPARIHTIVISTQHDEFVKATAPTPEAQLEADAQMVDQIRWDIINILLPRVKRQLPERVQALFDEDLILHVNPTGKFVIGGPHGDTGLTGRKIIVDTYGGKGAHGGGAFSGKDPSKVDRSAAYAARHIAKNMVAAGIADEILIQISYAIGIARPVGVFVNTYGTAKVNLSDAAIAEKITSIFDLRPKAIEERLKLRNPIYQETASYGHMGRTPRIVKKVFSSNYWPTIEKEVELFTWEKLDYIEKIKEAFK; this is encoded by the coding sequence ATGGGATATTTATTTACATCTGAATCTGTATCGGAAGGTCACCCCGACAAAGTGGCAGACCAGATTTCCGATGCTGTACTTGACAAAATCATCGCCTTTGACCCGGATGCCAAAGTAGCTTGCGAGACATTGGTAACTACCGGTCAAACCATTGTAGCCGGGGAAATCAAAACCGAAGCGTATGTAGACGTACAACGTATCGCCCGGGAAGTGATCAACCGTATCGGTTACACGAAAAGCGAATACATGTTCGACGGGAACAGTTGTGGTGTACTGAGTGCCATTCACGAACAATCCCCCGACATCAACCGCGGCGTTGTTCGGGAAGACCCCATGGAACAAGGAGCCGGAGATCAAGGTATGATGTTCGGTTACGCTTGTAACGAAACGGACAATTATATGCCGTTATCTCTCGAACTATCACATTTATTATTGTACGAACTGGCACAAATCCGCAAAGAAGGCCAGGAAATGACCTATCTGCGTCCGGACTCCAAATCACAGGTAACCATCGAATACGGGGACGACAATAAACCTGCCCGGATTCATACCATCGTGATCTCCACCCAACACGACGAATTTGTCAAAGCCACGGCTCCCACCCCGGAAGCCCAACTGGAGGCTGATGCACAAATGGTGGATCAAATACGCTGGGACATCATTAATATTTTGTTACCGAGAGTGAAACGCCAATTGCCGGAACGGGTACAGGCCCTTTTCGATGAAGATTTGATTCTTCACGTGAACCCTACCGGAAAATTCGTGATCGGTGGTCCTCACGGGGACACGGGATTAACCGGAAGAAAAATTATCGTTGACACCTACGGGGGCAAGGGAGCCCACGGGGGAGGTGCTTTCTCCGGGAAAGATCCGTCTAAAGTAGACCGTTCTGCCGCTTACGCCGCACGGCACATCGCAAAAAACATGGTAGCTGCAGGAATTGCCGATGAAATACTGATACAAATTTCATACGCCATCGGTATTGCCCGCCCCGTCGGAGTTTTCGTGAACACTTACGGAACAGCCAAGGTGAACTTGAGTGATGCCGCCATTGCCGAAAAAATCACTTCAATCTTTGACTTGCGTCCGAAAGCCATCGAGGAACGCCTGAAACTCCGTAACCCGATTTATCAGGAAACGGCAAGCTACGGCCACATGGGACGTACTCCCAGAATCGTGAAAAAAGTGTTCTCCTCGAATTACTGGCCAACCATCGAAAAAGAAGTAGAACTCTTCACGTGGGAAAAGCTGGACTATATCGAGAAAATCAAAGAGGCGTTTAAATAA